From one Sciurus carolinensis chromosome 9, mSciCar1.2, whole genome shotgun sequence genomic stretch:
- the Dipk2a gene encoding divergent protein kinase domain 2A, whose protein sequence is MWRLVPPKLGRLSRSLKLAALGSLLVLMVLHSPSLLASWQRNELTDRRFLQLNKCPACFGTSWCRRFLNGQVVFEAWGRLRLLDFLNVKNVYFAQYGEPREGGRRRVVLKRLGSQRELAQLDQSICKRATGRPRCDLLQAMPRTEFARLNGDVRLLTPEAVEGWSDLVHCPSQRLLDRLVRRYAETKDSGSFLLRNLKDSERMQLLLTLAFNPEPLVLQSFPSDEGWPFAKYLGACGRMVAVNYVGEELWSYFNAPWEKRVDLAWQLMEIAEQLTNNDFEFALYLLDVSFDNFAVGPRDGKVIIVDAENVLVADKRLIRQNKPENWDVWYESKFDDCDKEACLSFSKEILCARVTVDHNYYAVCQNLLSRHATWRGTSGGLLHDPPSEIAKDGRLEALLDECANPQKRYGRFQAAKELREYLAQLSNNVR, encoded by the exons atGTGGCGCCTGGTGCCCCCGAAGCTGGGCCGCCTGTCCCGCTCGCTGAAGCTGGCGGCGCTGGGCAGCCTGTTGGTGCTGATGGTGCTGCACTCGCCGTCGCTGCTCGCCTCCTGGCAGCGCAACGAGCTGACCGACCGGCGCTTCCTGCAGCTCAATAAGTGCCCGGCGTGCTTCGGCACGAGCTGGTGCCGCCGCTTCCTCAACGGGCAGGTGGTGTTCGAGGCGTGGGGCCGCCTGCGCCTGCTGGACTTCCTCAACGTGAAGAACGTCTACTTCGCGCAGTACGGCGAGCCCCGCGAGGGCGGCCGCCGCCGAGTGGTGCTCAAGCGCCTCGGCTCGCAGCGCGAGCTGGCGCAGCTCGACCAGAGCATCTGCAAGCGGGCCACCGGCCGGCCCCGCTGCGACCTGCTCCAGGCCATGCCGCGCACCGAGTTCGCGCGCCTCAACGGCGACGTGCGCCTGCTCACGCCCGAGGCGGTGGAGGGCTGGTCGGACCTGGTGCACTGCCCCTCGCAGCGCCTGCTCGACCGCCTGGTGCGCCGCTACGCCGAGACCAAGGACTCGGGCAGCTTCCTGCTCCGCAACCTCAAGGACTCGGAGCGcatgcagctgctgctgaccctgGCCTTCAACCCCGAGCCGCTGGTGCTACAG AGTTTTCCATCTGATGAAGGTTGGCCATTTGCAAAATATCTTGGAGCTTGTGGAAGAATGGTGGCTGTAAATTATGTTGGAGAAGAACTTTGGAGTTACTTCAATGCACCATGGGAGAAACGAGTTGACCTTGCCTGGCAGTTAATGGAAATAGCAGAGCAGCTTACAAAcaatgactttgaatttgcacTCTACCTCCTGGACGTCAGCTTTGACAATTTTGCAGTTGGTCCTCGAGATGGGAAGGTAATCATTGTGGATGCCGAAAATGTTTTGGTTGCTGACAAAAGATTAATTAGACAAA ATAAACCTGAAAACTGGGATGTATGGTATGAAAGCAAATTTGATGACTGTGATAAGGAGGCTTGCttatcattttcaaaagaaattcttTGTGCCCGTGTTACTGTGGACCACAATTATTATGCTGTTTGTCAGAACCTCTTATCCAGACATGCCACCTGGCGTGGCACTTCTGGAGGACTCCTTCATGACCCACCAAGTGAAATTGCCAAAGATGGCCGCCTTGAGGCCTTGCTGGATGAGTGTGCCAACCCACAGAAGCGCTACGGCAGATTCCAGGCAGCAAAAGAACTGCGGGAGTATCTAGCACAATTAAGTAACAATGTGAGGTAG